In a single window of the Hydrogenobaculum sp. 3684 genome:
- the hemB gene encoding porphobilinogen synthase, whose amino-acid sequence MNRRPRRLRANETIRTLVRETSIDLSDLVYPLFITYGENIKEPISSMPGVYRFSIDKVLEEIKECLDIGIKAFILFGIPEKKDEEGRDTWCDSGIIQRSLEAIKQKYPEAYLITDVCFCEYTSHGHCGVILNNDVDNDLTLENLKKQVVSHAKHGADMVAPSGMMDNMISAIREALDSAGFYKIPIMAYSAKYASKFYGPFRDAADSAPSFGDRRTYQMDPANKREAIIEMDLDFEQGADIIMVKPALAYLDIIHIAKERYNIPIAAYNVSGEYSMIKAAHKLGYINGVDVMNETLLSIKRAGADIIITYFAKEFALQKFLD is encoded by the coding sequence ATGAATAGAAGACCAAGAAGATTAAGGGCAAATGAGACCATAAGAACGCTTGTAAGAGAGACAAGCATAGATTTATCAGATTTGGTGTATCCTCTTTTTATAACATACGGAGAGAATATAAAAGAGCCTATTTCTTCTATGCCGGGAGTTTATAGGTTTTCTATAGACAAAGTGTTGGAAGAGATAAAAGAATGCCTTGATATTGGTATAAAAGCTTTTATACTTTTTGGTATACCAGAGAAAAAAGATGAAGAAGGTAGAGATACGTGGTGTGATAGCGGTATCATACAACGGTCTTTAGAAGCTATAAAACAAAAGTACCCAGAAGCATACCTAATAACCGATGTATGCTTTTGCGAATATACTTCCCATGGACATTGTGGTGTTATATTAAACAACGACGTAGATAACGATTTGACGTTAGAAAATCTGAAAAAACAAGTGGTTTCTCATGCAAAACATGGAGCAGATATGGTAGCACCTTCTGGTATGATGGATAATATGATATCTGCTATAAGAGAGGCTCTTGATAGTGCAGGTTTTTATAAAATACCTATTATGGCTTACTCCGCTAAATACGCATCTAAGTTTTATGGACCTTTCAGGGATGCCGCAGATTCTGCACCGTCTTTTGGTGATAGAAGAACTTATCAGATGGACCCTGCCAACAAAAGAGAAGCTATCATAGAAATGGACTTAGACTTTGAGCAAGGGGCAGATATTATAATGGTAAAACCAGCCTTAGCTTATCTTGATATAATACATATTGCAAAAGAGCGCTACAATATACCAATAGCTGCTTACAACGTAAGCGGTGAATACTCTATGATAAAAGCAGCTCATAAACTTGGTTACATAAACGGCGTAGATGTGATGAATGAAACGCTTTTATCAATAAAAAGAGCCGGAGCTGATATTATCATAACATACTTTGCCAAAGAGTTTGCTCTTCAAAAGTTTTTAGATTGA